TGGTCGTGATCTGCGAGCCCGTGCGCCGCCCGTTCGAGAGCCGCGGCTGGCCCCGCTGGACCGGGACGACGGCGGTCATCGTGGTCGCCTACCTCGTGCTGGTCGCGATGGGCGCCCTCCTGTGGCTCGCCGGCACGCAGTTCGCGAAGCTGGTCGGGGAGTTCGCCGACCAGCTGCAGGACAGCGTGCAGGGACTGCTCGCGTGGCTGACCTCCGTGGGCCTGGACGATCAGGCAGCGGATGCCGCGGCATCCGTCCTCGATCCTCAGACGCTCCTCGGGCTGGCCTCGAGTCTCGGCGGAACCCTCCTGGGCATCGCCACCGCCCTGTTCTTCGTCTTCGCGTACATCATCTTCATGGCCGCGGACGCCGGGCGGTACCGCGACGCGGGACGGGTCTTCGGCCCGTCGAAGAAGCCCGCGCTGGCCCGCATCCGGCACCTCAACTCGGGAGTCCGTCGCTACTACGTCGTCAACGCGACCTTCGGGGCGATCGTGGCGATCATCGACGGGTTCGCACTGCTGTGGCTCGGCGTGCCCGCACCGCTGGTGTGGGCGATCCTCGCGTTCGTCACGAACTTCGTGCCCAACATCGGGTTCGTGCTCGGCCTGATCCCGCCCGCCGTGCTCGCCTTCGTCGTCGGGGGCTGGCCGATGCTGCTGGCCGTCATCGCGATCTACTGCGTGGTGAACGTGGTGCTCCAGGTTCTCGTGCAGCCGAAGTTCGTCAGCGACGCGGTGGACCTGAGCCTCACGCTGAGCTTCTTCTCGGTCATCTTCTGGACGTTCGTGATCGGGCCGCTGGGCGCGATCCTCTCGATCCCCCTCACGCTCTTCGCGCGCACGCTCGTGCTCGAAGGCGACCCGCACAGCCACTGGCTGCGATGGCTCTCGGGCGATCGCACGGCCGTGCCGCCGCCCGACCCCTCCACCTCGCCTCCCAGGAGACGGCCATGACCCAGACCGCCCACGCCGACACCGGGACGCGCCGTGAGCGCGCCCTCGCCCGCATCTCCGAGGGCGGCAGCGAGCGCTCGCTCGAGACGCTCGCCCTGGGCATCGCCGCCGTCGCCTTCGTGATCGTCGCCCTCGTGGCGCTCATCGCGTTCGGCTTCCAGGCCGCGCCCATCGCCGGTCCGGGATCGGTCGGTCAATTCGCGGCGATCGCCTCGGCGGTCGTCGCCTTCGCCGCCGTTCTCGGCGGCCGCTACCTGCTCCACGAGCGAGGCTCTCAGGGCCGCCTGCGCGTGCTCGACCACTTCGACATCCTCGCGCTCGCGATCGCGCACGCCGTCATCGCGCTCCTCGGATGGACGCTGATGGCCGTCATCCTCGAGCAGGCGTTCATCGGCGCCGAGGTCTTCGCGCTCCCGGTGCTGCTCCTCGCGGGTGCCACGGCCGGCATGACCGCCTACGTCGCGTTCTACTCCGCGACCCATATGGACCTGCAGCTGCTCGCCATGGTGCTGGCGGTGTTCCTCGTGCTCGGCGTGCTCTCGAGCATGCTCACCGCGAGCGACCCGAACTGGTGGAAGGACAACCTGAGCGCCCTCGGCATGACGACGAACGTGTCGGCGCTCGCGTTCAACCTCACACTCATCGTCGCCGGGTTCCTCGTGACGACTCTCGCTCGCTACGCCACGCGCGGCATCCCGACGTCCAACCCCGTCGGGGTCGCCAGGGTGCGCGTGTGCCTGATCGTCGTCGGCGTCTTCCTCGCGCTCGTGGGCGTGTTCCCGGTGAACCTCTTCTTCGCCGTCCACACCGGCGTCGCCTCCGGAATGGTCGTCGCCTACGGCGTGCTCGTCATCGGCCTGCCGAGGTGGATCCCCGGGATGCCGCGCCCCTTCGTTCTTCTCGGGTGGCTGTTCCTCGGGGTCACGCTCGTGCTCGCGGTGTTCTTCCTCATCGGCTACTACACGCTCACGGCGGTCGAGCTCGTCGCCGGCATCCTCGTCTTCACCTGGATCATCCTGTTCATCCGCAACGCGGCCGCCCTGGAACAGGACGCCCGGAGCGCCTGACCGGCACCGCCGCGCCGCTGCGGGATGATGCGCGTGTGGATGAGAACACGTGGCATCGCCATACCCAGGTGCTGCTCATGGTCGCGTCGTTCGTGTACCTCGTCGCCTACTCGTGGCGGGTGATCGGCGGGCTCACCGGGACGGCGTACGTGGTCGCGACACTGGTGATCGGCGCGACGTGGGCGGTCTTCGTGGTCGACTACCTCGTGCGGCTGTCGCTCGCGCGCAATCGCTCGTCATGGTTCCGCTCGCACCTGGGCACGCTCGCCATCGCGGTGATCCCGGTGTTCCGCCTCGTGCTGCTGCTGCAGGCGCTGACGCACCTGCCGGGGATGCGCCCTTCGGCGGGGGCGAAGCTGCGCTCGCAGATCATGGTCTACGGCGCCGGTGCCGGCATCCTGCTCATCTACGTGTCGTCCCTCGCCGTCCTCGAGGTGGAGCGGCAGGCGCCCGACGGCAACATCGAGAACTTCTTCGAGGCCATCTGGTGGGCCTGCGTGACGATCACCACGACGGGGTACGGCGACTTCTACCCGGTGACCGCGCCCGGGCGCCTGATCGGGGTTGGGGTGATGTTCAGCGGTGTCGCCCTCGCGGGCATCATCACCGCGGCGCTCGCG
This window of the Microbacterium sp. SSM24 genome carries:
- a CDS encoding AI-2E family transporter, giving the protein MTRAVPPPAPPALSPSLRTLLALAAAVVVLAGVFFARELVGPLALAIVLVVICEPVRRPFESRGWPRWTGTTAVIVVAYLVLVAMGALLWLAGTQFAKLVGEFADQLQDSVQGLLAWLTSVGLDDQAADAAASVLDPQTLLGLASSLGGTLLGIATALFFVFAYIIFMAADAGRYRDAGRVFGPSKKPALARIRHLNSGVRRYYVVNATFGAIVAIIDGFALLWLGVPAPLVWAILAFVTNFVPNIGFVLGLIPPAVLAFVVGGWPMLLAVIAIYCVVNVVLQVLVQPKFVSDAVDLSLTLSFFSVIFWTFVIGPLGAILSIPLTLFARTLVLEGDPHSHWLRWLSGDRTAVPPPDPSTSPPRRRP
- a CDS encoding DUF998 domain-containing protein encodes the protein MTQTAHADTGTRRERALARISEGGSERSLETLALGIAAVAFVIVALVALIAFGFQAAPIAGPGSVGQFAAIASAVVAFAAVLGGRYLLHERGSQGRLRVLDHFDILALAIAHAVIALLGWTLMAVILEQAFIGAEVFALPVLLLAGATAGMTAYVAFYSATHMDLQLLAMVLAVFLVLGVLSSMLTASDPNWWKDNLSALGMTTNVSALAFNLTLIVAGFLVTTLARYATRGIPTSNPVGVARVRVCLIVVGVFLALVGVFPVNLFFAVHTGVASGMVVAYGVLVIGLPRWIPGMPRPFVLLGWLFLGVTLVLAVFFLIGYYTLTAVELVAGILVFTWIILFIRNAAALEQDARSA
- a CDS encoding potassium channel family protein gives rise to the protein MDENTWHRHTQVLLMVASFVYLVAYSWRVIGGLTGTAYVVATLVIGATWAVFVVDYLVRLSLARNRSSWFRSHLGTLAIAVIPVFRLVLLLQALTHLPGMRPSAGAKLRSQIMVYGAGAGILLIYVSSLAVLEVERQAPDGNIENFFEAIWWACVTITTTGYGDFYPVTAPGRLIGVGVMFSGVALAGIITAALASWILERASRNNDDAEPATRSQMRQLMAKVDALGGSRPRDADDPRD